One Mycolicibacterium goodii genomic region harbors:
- a CDS encoding DUF1707 domain-containing protein, whose amino-acid sequence MAKSVLPHVNESTRAGDRERERTADDLGRALAQGYLEMPEYEERLQSVFSAQTTAELRQLVTDLPLATLRRNDPRRREAQLRAARLSVRLHLAAYLAVSVLMLGIWLAVGLGGGGWYFWPVWPIMGWGIGVASHAIPIWAHGSIRPARIA is encoded by the coding sequence ATGGCCAAGTCAGTTCTGCCCCATGTCAACGAATCGACCCGCGCCGGTGACCGGGAGCGGGAACGCACCGCCGACGATCTGGGCCGGGCATTGGCGCAGGGCTACCTGGAGATGCCGGAATACGAGGAGCGGCTGCAATCGGTGTTCTCCGCACAGACCACCGCGGAGCTCCGCCAACTCGTCACCGACCTTCCGCTCGCCACCCTGCGCCGCAACGATCCGCGCCGCCGCGAAGCGCAACTTCGCGCGGCCCGTCTGAGCGTGCGCCTGCACTTGGCTGCCTACCTCGCCGTATCGGTGCTGATGCTCGGCATCTGGCTGGCCGTCGGCCTGGGCGGGGGCGGTTGGTACTTCTGGCCGGTCTGGCCGATCATGGGATGGGGCATCGGCGTCGCCTCCCATGCGATCCCGATCTGGGCTCACGGTTCGATCAGACCGGCTCGGATCGCATAA
- a CDS encoding response regulator, with amino-acid sequence MAARILLADDHALVRSGLRMILDAEPDLHVVAEAADGYQALAALDDEVVDLAILDIAMPRMTGLQAAREINRSHPDVRILILSMYDNEQYFFEALKAGASGYVLKSVADRDLLEACRATLRGEPFLYAGAITALIRDFLHRARQGGEPPDSILTPREEEVLKLIAEGYSTREIAATLTISAKTVDRHRTNILAKLGLRDRLALTRYAIRAGLIEP; translated from the coding sequence ATGGCAGCTCGCATATTGCTGGCGGACGATCACGCCCTGGTCCGTAGTGGGCTGCGGATGATCCTCGACGCCGAACCCGATCTCCACGTGGTGGCCGAGGCGGCCGACGGATACCAGGCGCTGGCGGCCCTGGACGATGAGGTGGTCGACCTCGCGATCCTCGACATCGCGATGCCGCGGATGACGGGCCTGCAGGCCGCGCGCGAGATCAACCGGTCGCATCCCGATGTCCGGATCCTGATCCTGTCGATGTACGACAACGAGCAGTACTTTTTCGAGGCGCTCAAGGCGGGCGCGTCGGGCTACGTGCTGAAATCCGTTGCCGATCGGGACCTGCTGGAAGCGTGCCGCGCGACGCTACGCGGCGAACCCTTCTTGTACGCGGGCGCCATCACGGCCCTGATCCGCGACTTCCTGCACCGGGCCCGCCAGGGCGGCGAACCGCCCGACAGCATCCTCACGCCGCGTGAGGAAGAGGTGCTCAAGCTGATCGCGGAGGGCTATTCGACGCGGGAGATCGCCGCCACGCTGACGATCAGCGCCAAAACCGTCGACCGGCACCGCACGAATATCCTCGCCAAACTCGGTCTGCGGGATCGGTTGGCGCTCACCCGTTATGCGATCCGAGCCGGTCTGATCGAACCGTGA
- a CDS encoding HAMP domain-containing sensor histidine kinase, producing MKPARTPAAALFRRVFLINGLIFALGTLVLAISPATVSSRIKLTEIPVLLVGLAIMLTANALLLRSSLAPLDRLAASMRRVDPPRRTDRVDGRGTGDLHHLIDSFNTMLDRLETERSTASASALAAQENERQRIARELHDEIGQTLTVALLTLKRAVDRAPESIRGELSDAQEIVRSSLDEVREIARRLRPDALEDLGLHSALNALCTDFAQASGIAVVKHISPQLDRLKPDVELVCYRIVQESLTNVARHSGARKVWLDLHISTDELTLRIADDGCGGVVEDGAGINGMRERALLVNGTFTISSPDDGGTEVRLVIPMRGS from the coding sequence GTGAAACCGGCGCGCACTCCGGCGGCAGCGCTGTTCCGGAGAGTGTTTCTGATCAACGGCCTGATCTTCGCCCTGGGCACGTTGGTGCTGGCAATCTCACCGGCGACGGTTTCCTCGCGAATCAAGCTCACCGAGATCCCGGTGCTGCTCGTGGGTCTGGCGATCATGCTGACCGCCAACGCGCTGCTGCTGAGATCCAGCCTCGCGCCGCTGGATCGGCTCGCGGCGTCCATGCGACGGGTCGATCCGCCCCGCCGCACCGATCGCGTCGACGGCCGCGGCACCGGAGACCTGCACCACCTCATCGATTCGTTCAACACCATGCTCGACCGGCTGGAGACCGAGCGATCCACGGCCAGTGCGTCGGCACTTGCGGCCCAGGAAAATGAACGTCAACGCATCGCGCGCGAGCTGCACGACGAGATCGGCCAGACGCTCACCGTCGCGCTGCTGACCCTCAAACGGGCCGTCGACCGGGCACCCGAGTCGATCCGCGGCGAGTTGTCGGATGCGCAGGAGATCGTGCGGTCCAGCCTCGACGAGGTGCGGGAGATCGCGCGGCGGTTGCGACCGGACGCGTTGGAGGACCTGGGCCTGCACAGCGCGTTGAACGCGCTGTGCACCGACTTCGCGCAGGCCTCCGGCATCGCCGTCGTGAAACACATTTCCCCGCAACTGGATCGGTTGAAGCCCGATGTGGAGCTGGTGTGCTACCGGATCGTGCAGGAGAGCCTGACGAACGTCGCGCGGCACTCCGGCGCCCGCAAGGTTTGGCTCGATCTGCACATCAGCACCGACGAGTTGACCCTGCGCATCGCCGACGACGGATGCGGAGGCGTCGTTGAGGACGGGGCAGGCATCAACGGCATGCGCGAGCGCGCGCTGCTGGTGAACGGCACCTTCACCATCAGTTCGCCGGACGACGGCGGCACCGAGGTGCGGTTGGTCATCCCGATGCGAGGCAGTTGA